A part of Clostridium novyi genomic DNA contains:
- the rimP gene encoding ribosome maturation factor RimP — protein MKNNLINIDKINELVRPIVEGLNYELYYIEYVREQNENYLRIYIDSSKGINLEDCEKVSRKVSDMLDEKDPIEDGYYLEVSSPGIERVLHTDEHLHKYINNQIVIKLAKLFEGSREHQGKLLNFNDESITIQKDNESISIPRDRIKKIILKGEF, from the coding sequence ATGAAAAATAATTTAATAAACATTGATAAAATTAATGAATTAGTTAGACCTATAGTAGAAGGATTAAACTATGAATTATATTATATAGAGTATGTAAGGGAACAAAATGAAAATTATCTTAGAATATATATAGATAGTTCAAAAGGGATAAATTTAGAAGATTGCGAAAAAGTTAGTAGAAAAGTAAGCGATATGCTAGATGAAAAAGATCCTATAGAAGATGGATATTATCTAGAAGTATCTTCTCCAGGGATTGAAAGGGTACTTCATACTGATGAGCATTTACATAAATATATAAATAATCAAATAGTTATAAAATTAGCAAAACTATTTGAGGGTAGTAGAGAACATCAAGGAAAATTATTAAATTTTAATGATGAAAGTATAACAATACAAAAAGACAATGAAAGTATAAGTATTCCAAGAGATAGAATAAAAAAGATT